In one window of Palaemon carinicauda isolate YSFRI2023 chromosome 2, ASM3689809v2, whole genome shotgun sequence DNA:
- the LOC137622497 gene encoding uncharacterized protein, which translates to MSAKNTVLRLLVLATVTTSVVNAVTQVETAACGKTVTLADCIQKTLICSPLDNLLSPLVGDANTIASCSLKAGVPLKGKFYASLGGSFSSSSSSSSSSSSSDSGILDQLTSNSVADATIRQCVLNSTGMLTPTLALDRAAIAEQVSLLSPPSLGAAVVGAVETCPEPINFKISTFIRCLKKICIAAAIIPTAAPSISGFPSFF; encoded by the exons ATGTCTGCAAAAAACACAGTTCTGCGTTTGCTTGTGTTGGCAACTGTGACCACATCCGTTGTCAATGCGGTAACACAAGTCGAAA ctgcTGCATGCGGCAAGACAGTGACCCTGGCCGACTGCATTCAGAAGACGCTCATCTGCTCGCCTTTGGACAACTTGCTCTCTCCCCTGGTGGGCGACGCCAACACCATCGCTAGCTGCTCCTTGAAGGCTGGAGTGCCACTCAAAGGGAAGTTCTACGCGTCTTTGG GAGGCTCCTTTTCCTCTTCgtcatcttcttcatcttcctcttcctcgtCTGATTCAGGAATTCTCGATCAGTTAACTTCGAACTCCGTCGCTGACGCCACCATCAGACAGTGTGTGCTGAACTCTACGGGAATG CTCACCCCAACATTAGCCCTGGACCGTGCCGCCATAGCTGAACAGGTGTCGCTTCTGTCGCCCCCTTCCCTTGGAGCAGCTGTCGTGGGCGCCGTGGAGACCTGCCCAGAACCGATCAACTTCAAGATCTCCACCTTCATCCGGTGCCTCAAGAAGATCTGCATTGCCGCTGCTATTATCCCGACCGCAGCGCCATCTATCTCGGGATTTCCTTCGTTCTTCTAA